One Oreochromis niloticus isolate F11D_XX linkage group LG16, O_niloticus_UMD_NMBU, whole genome shotgun sequence genomic window carries:
- the itga6a gene encoding integrin alpha-6 isoform X2 — translation MLLQGGRSAAHAALLFFVYGLEATFVLGFNLDTDHVLRKDGELGSLFGFSLAMHRQLNPDKVMVLIGAPRARSLENQKANITGGLYKCEVTQSNNCERIKFDDNADPRSENKENQWMGVSVKSQGPGGKIVTCAHRYQKRLNVNTPEETHHIPGRCYILSQDLTIDPQSSEDGGEWKFCDGRPEGHAMFGTCQQGLAATFTNDYHYMVFGAVGAYNWKGIVRVEQNNSTFVDMGIFDDGPYEVGNEKFRNPEFVPVPANSYLGFSLDSGHHITTRGKLTVVAGAPRANHSGAVVLFKQDIVAGNLSTEYILHGPGLGSCFGYDVAVVDLNNDGWQDIVIGAPQFYMKGEDIGGAVYVYINNAGVWEGNTPVRLIGTKDSMFGVAVENIGDINQDSYKDIAIGAPQEDSGTGKVYIYHGSAQGIKTTPAQILSGKDHNIRFFGYSLAGNMDLDGNSYPDLAVGSLSDSAIIYRTRPVISLNSVVKVSPNEISLTNKTCGDRVCFTVMACFSYKANPASYNPKLTVSYDVEVDRAHRRGLTSRAMFLNDSSSELEYQFNGTLKLKEQNQQKCINLIARLKDNIKDKMRSIPVEVSADISTKQGESNNGLPPMNPILDATQPSKVISEVNFLKEGCGSDHICKSNLKMNYSLHYKEANKEEYPPLEKSENDIPEFIVKSQRKDLAVLVTVSNMNGNDAYEAKLVGTFPNTMSYSGVRTDPKTMENPITCDANVNSSQAECELGNPFKRNSQVAFKVILSAAHLTLDTTEIEIDLQLNTTSHQAAIHVKVKCKVIIEWPLSVSGEANPTQVFFGGVVRGESAMKSEEEIGSSINFTFTINNSWKHLKPSFETSLNIYWPKVHKNGKWLLYLMSIDSEGPEKIHCSPKTEINPLNIAQSSVSRTKREIMKEERKTGGKTSSLKEKKRVFSCEDGMEKCVVFKCPLQGLDGTVIVLRSRLWNSTFIEEYAPSSTLSVKATLEFDTQRENVILTNQNMTVSVNVSPDNEGAKHQGGVPWWIILVAVLIGVLILILLVYLLWKCGFFKRSKENDSVPRYHAVRIRKETPQHKDGKVKPDPFEKKQWMTTWIDNESYS, via the exons ggTACTGATTGGTGCACCCAGAGCCCGGTCTTTGGAAAACCAAAAAGCCAATATCACTGGAGGCCTGTATAAATGTGAAGTCACCCAGTCTAATAATTGTGAGCGTATCAAATTTGATGATAATG CGGATCCGAGATCTGAGAATAAAGAGAATCAGTGGATGGGGGTGTCAGTGAAGAGTCAGGGACCTGGGGGAAAGATTGTG ACATGTGCTCATCGCTATCAGAAGCGTTTGAATGTGAATACTCCAGAGGAGACTCATCACATCCCCGGACGTTGTTATATTCTGAGTCAGGACCTAACCATTGACCCTCAGTCTTCTGAGGATGGAGGTGAATGGAAATTCTGCGATGGCAGACCTGAAGGCCATGCAATGTTTGGAACATGCCAGCAAGGACTGGCGGCTACTTTCACCAATGATTACCATTACATGGTTTTTGGAGCAGTGGGAGCTTACAACTGGAAAG GGATAGTGCGAGTGGAGCAAAATAATAGTACTTTTGTGGACATGGGAATATTTGATGACGGCCCATATGAAGTTGGGAATGAAAAATTTAGGAACCCTGAGTTTGTGCCTGTACCTGCAAACAGCTACCTCG GATTCTCTCTTGATTCGGGACACCACATCACCACTAGGGGTAAGCTGACAGTGGTGGCTGGAGCGCCCAGGGCCAATCACAGCGGAGCTGTAGTCCTGTTCAAGCAGGACATTGTAGCAGGAAACCTCTCAACAGAGTACATTCTGCATGGTCCGGGTCTGGGATCCTGCTTTGGATACGACGTGGCTGTAGTGGACCTGAATAACGATGG GTGGCAAGACATAGTAATAGGAGCCCCTCAGTTCTACATGAAGGGTGAAGACATTGGGGGAGCTGTTTATGTTTACATCAACAATGCAGGAGTGTGGGAAGGAAACACTCCTGTCCGTCTAATAGGGACCAAAGACTCGATGTTTGGAGTGGCAGTAGAGAACATCGGCGACATCAATCAAGACTCATATAAAG ACATTGCGATTGGAGCTCCGCAGGAAGATTCTGGGACAGGAAAAGTCTACATTTATCACGGCTCTGCACAGGGAATCAAAACGACCCCTGCACAG ATCCTTTCAGGGAAAGACCACAACATTCGATTTTTCGGATATTCTCTGGCAGGAAACATGGACCTGGATGGTAACTCTTATCCAGACTTGGCTGTAGGCTCTCTGTCAGATTCAGCAATAATTTACAG AACAAGGCCAGTCATTAGCCTCAACAGTGTTGTCAAAGTGTCTCCAAATGAAATAAGTCTTACAAATAAGACGTGTGGGGACCGTGTTTG TTTCACTGTGATGGCATGCTTTTCCTACAAAGCTAATCCTGCATCTTATAATCCAAAGCTAA CTGTTAGCTATGATGTGGAGGTGGACAGAGCTCACAGGAGAGGACTGACTTCTAGAGCGATGTTCTTAAACGACTCCAGCTCTGAACTGGAATACCAGTTCAACGGCACCTTAAAACTCAAAGAGCAAAATCAGCAAAAGTGTATCAACCTAATAGCCAGACTTAAG GATAACATCAAGGACAAGATGCGTAGCATTCCCGTTGAGGTGTCGGCAGATATAAGTACAAAACAAGGGGAATCAAATAATGGCCTCCCTCCCATGAATCCCATTTTAGACGCCACTCAACCAAGCAAAGTCATTTCTGAG GTGAACTTTCTAAAAGAAGGATGTGGAAGCGATCATATTTGCAAGAGTAACCTAAAGATGAATTACAGTTTACACTACAAAGAAGCCAACAAAGAAGAGTACCCCCCGttagaaaagag CGAGAACGACATCCCAGAGTTTATTGTGAAATCCCAGAGGAAGGACTTGGCTGTGTTGGTGACAGTAAGCAACATGAATGGTAACGATGCTTATGAGGCAAAGCTGGTGGGGACCTTCCCAAATACCATGTCATATTCTGGAGTCCGCACCGATCCAAAAACA ATGGAAAACCCGATCACCTGTGATGCAAATGTAAACAGCTCTCAAGCAGAATGCGAGCTGGGAAATCCTTTTAAGAGAAACTCACAG GTTGCCTTTAAAGTCATCCTGAGTGCTGCACATCTGACTTTAGACACCACTGAGATTGAGATCGATCTGCAGCTGAATAC GACCAGCCACCAAGCAGCAATCCATGTAAAAGTAAAGTGTAAAGTGATCATTGAATGGCCTTTGTCTGTCTCTGG GGAAGCTAATCCTACCCAGGTGTTTTTTGGAGGTGTTGTGAGAGGAGAAAGTGCAATGAAGTCAGAAGAAGAAATTGGAAGTTCGATTAACTTTACTTTCACT ATAAACAACTCGTGGAAGCACTTGAAACCGTCTTTCGAAACCTCACTAAACATTTATTGGCCCAAAGTACATAAAAATGGGAAATGGCTTCTGTACCTGATGAGCATCGATTCTGAAGGACCAGAGAAAATCCATTGCTCCCCTAAAACTGAGATCAACCCTCTGAATATTGCTCAG TCCTCTGTGTCTCGAACAAAACGAGAAATtatgaaagaagaaagaaaaactggtGGAAAAACGTCTTCGctgaaggagaagaagagagtttTT TCCTGTGAAGATGGGATGGAAAAATGTGTGGTGTTCAAGTGCCCCCTGCAGGGGCTCGATGGTACAGTAATCGTATTGAGATCCCGTCTGTGGAACTCAACCTTTATTGAG GAGTATGCCCCTAGTTCAACTTTGTCAGTAAAAGCCACACTTGAATTTGATACTCAGAGGGAAAACGTCATACTGACCAATCAAAACATGACT gtgagtgtgaatgtgtccCCTGACAATGAAGGAGCTAAGCATCAGGGAGGAGTTCCCTGGTGGATCATCCTGGTGGCAGTTCTCATAGGAGTATTGATTTTGATTCTATTGGTTTATCTGCTGTGGAAG TGTGGATTCTTCAAACGCTCCAAAGAAAACGACAGCGTC
- the itga6a gene encoding integrin alpha-6 isoform X3, producing MLLQGGRSAAHAALLFFVYGLEATFVLGFNLDTDHVLRKDGELGSLFGFSLAMHRQLNPDKVMVLIGAPRARSLENQKANITGGLYKCEVTQSNNCERIKFDDNADPRSENKENQWMGVSVKSQGPGGKIVTCAHRYQKRLNVNTPEETHHIPGRCYILSQDLTIDPQSSEDGGEWKFCDGRPEGHAMFGTCQQGLAATFTNDYHYMVFGAVGAYNWKGIVRVEQNNSTFVDMGIFDDGPYEVGNEKFRNPEFVPVPANSYLGFSLDSGHHITTRGKLTVVAGAPRANHSGAVVLFKQDIVAGNLSTEYILHGPGLGSCFGYDVAVVDLNNDGWQDIVIGAPQFYMKGEDIGGAVYVYINNAGVWEGNTPVRLIGTKDSMFGVAVENIGDINQDSYKDIAIGAPQEDSGTGKVYIYHGSAQGIKTTPAQILSGKDHNIRFFGYSLAGNMDLDGNSYPDLAVGSLSDSAIIYRTRPVISLNSVVKVSPNEISLTNKTCGDRVCFTVMACFSYKANPASYNPKLTVSYDVEVDRAHRRGLTSRAMFLNDSSSELEYQFNGTLKLKEQNQQKCINLIARLKDNIKDKMRSIPVEVSADISTKQGESNNGLPPMNPILDATQPSKVISEVNFLKEGCGSDHICKSNLKMNYSLHYKEANKEEYPPLEKSENDIPEFIVKSQRKDLAVLVTVSNMNGNDAYEAKLVGTFPNTMSYSGVRTDPKTMENPITCDANVNSSQAECELGNPFKRNSQVAFKVILSAAHLTLDTTEIEIDLQLNTTSHQAAIHVKVKCKVIIEWPLSVSGEANPTQVFFGGVVRGESAMKSEEEIGSSINFTFTINNSWKHLKPSFETSLNIYWPKVHKNGKWLLYLMSIDSEGPEKIHCSPKTEINPLNIAQQSSVSRTKREIMKEERKTGGKTSSLKEKKRVFSCEDGMEKCVVFKCPLQGLDGTVIVLRSRLWNSTFIEEYAPSSTLSVKATLEFDTQRENVILTNQNMTVSVNVSPDNEGAKHQGGVPWWIILVAVLIGVLILILLVYLLWKCGFFRRPSKDQYNAAYQKAEINIQPSEKDKLSAED from the exons ggTACTGATTGGTGCACCCAGAGCCCGGTCTTTGGAAAACCAAAAAGCCAATATCACTGGAGGCCTGTATAAATGTGAAGTCACCCAGTCTAATAATTGTGAGCGTATCAAATTTGATGATAATG CGGATCCGAGATCTGAGAATAAAGAGAATCAGTGGATGGGGGTGTCAGTGAAGAGTCAGGGACCTGGGGGAAAGATTGTG ACATGTGCTCATCGCTATCAGAAGCGTTTGAATGTGAATACTCCAGAGGAGACTCATCACATCCCCGGACGTTGTTATATTCTGAGTCAGGACCTAACCATTGACCCTCAGTCTTCTGAGGATGGAGGTGAATGGAAATTCTGCGATGGCAGACCTGAAGGCCATGCAATGTTTGGAACATGCCAGCAAGGACTGGCGGCTACTTTCACCAATGATTACCATTACATGGTTTTTGGAGCAGTGGGAGCTTACAACTGGAAAG GGATAGTGCGAGTGGAGCAAAATAATAGTACTTTTGTGGACATGGGAATATTTGATGACGGCCCATATGAAGTTGGGAATGAAAAATTTAGGAACCCTGAGTTTGTGCCTGTACCTGCAAACAGCTACCTCG GATTCTCTCTTGATTCGGGACACCACATCACCACTAGGGGTAAGCTGACAGTGGTGGCTGGAGCGCCCAGGGCCAATCACAGCGGAGCTGTAGTCCTGTTCAAGCAGGACATTGTAGCAGGAAACCTCTCAACAGAGTACATTCTGCATGGTCCGGGTCTGGGATCCTGCTTTGGATACGACGTGGCTGTAGTGGACCTGAATAACGATGG GTGGCAAGACATAGTAATAGGAGCCCCTCAGTTCTACATGAAGGGTGAAGACATTGGGGGAGCTGTTTATGTTTACATCAACAATGCAGGAGTGTGGGAAGGAAACACTCCTGTCCGTCTAATAGGGACCAAAGACTCGATGTTTGGAGTGGCAGTAGAGAACATCGGCGACATCAATCAAGACTCATATAAAG ACATTGCGATTGGAGCTCCGCAGGAAGATTCTGGGACAGGAAAAGTCTACATTTATCACGGCTCTGCACAGGGAATCAAAACGACCCCTGCACAG ATCCTTTCAGGGAAAGACCACAACATTCGATTTTTCGGATATTCTCTGGCAGGAAACATGGACCTGGATGGTAACTCTTATCCAGACTTGGCTGTAGGCTCTCTGTCAGATTCAGCAATAATTTACAG AACAAGGCCAGTCATTAGCCTCAACAGTGTTGTCAAAGTGTCTCCAAATGAAATAAGTCTTACAAATAAGACGTGTGGGGACCGTGTTTG TTTCACTGTGATGGCATGCTTTTCCTACAAAGCTAATCCTGCATCTTATAATCCAAAGCTAA CTGTTAGCTATGATGTGGAGGTGGACAGAGCTCACAGGAGAGGACTGACTTCTAGAGCGATGTTCTTAAACGACTCCAGCTCTGAACTGGAATACCAGTTCAACGGCACCTTAAAACTCAAAGAGCAAAATCAGCAAAAGTGTATCAACCTAATAGCCAGACTTAAG GATAACATCAAGGACAAGATGCGTAGCATTCCCGTTGAGGTGTCGGCAGATATAAGTACAAAACAAGGGGAATCAAATAATGGCCTCCCTCCCATGAATCCCATTTTAGACGCCACTCAACCAAGCAAAGTCATTTCTGAG GTGAACTTTCTAAAAGAAGGATGTGGAAGCGATCATATTTGCAAGAGTAACCTAAAGATGAATTACAGTTTACACTACAAAGAAGCCAACAAAGAAGAGTACCCCCCGttagaaaagag CGAGAACGACATCCCAGAGTTTATTGTGAAATCCCAGAGGAAGGACTTGGCTGTGTTGGTGACAGTAAGCAACATGAATGGTAACGATGCTTATGAGGCAAAGCTGGTGGGGACCTTCCCAAATACCATGTCATATTCTGGAGTCCGCACCGATCCAAAAACA ATGGAAAACCCGATCACCTGTGATGCAAATGTAAACAGCTCTCAAGCAGAATGCGAGCTGGGAAATCCTTTTAAGAGAAACTCACAG GTTGCCTTTAAAGTCATCCTGAGTGCTGCACATCTGACTTTAGACACCACTGAGATTGAGATCGATCTGCAGCTGAATAC GACCAGCCACCAAGCAGCAATCCATGTAAAAGTAAAGTGTAAAGTGATCATTGAATGGCCTTTGTCTGTCTCTGG GGAAGCTAATCCTACCCAGGTGTTTTTTGGAGGTGTTGTGAGAGGAGAAAGTGCAATGAAGTCAGAAGAAGAAATTGGAAGTTCGATTAACTTTACTTTCACT ATAAACAACTCGTGGAAGCACTTGAAACCGTCTTTCGAAACCTCACTAAACATTTATTGGCCCAAAGTACATAAAAATGGGAAATGGCTTCTGTACCTGATGAGCATCGATTCTGAAGGACCAGAGAAAATCCATTGCTCCCCTAAAACTGAGATCAACCCTCTGAATATTGCTCAG CAGTCCTCTGTGTCTCGAACAAAACGAGAAATtatgaaagaagaaagaaaaactggtGGAAAAACGTCTTCGctgaaggagaagaagagagtttTT TCCTGTGAAGATGGGATGGAAAAATGTGTGGTGTTCAAGTGCCCCCTGCAGGGGCTCGATGGTACAGTAATCGTATTGAGATCCCGTCTGTGGAACTCAACCTTTATTGAG GAGTATGCCCCTAGTTCAACTTTGTCAGTAAAAGCCACACTTGAATTTGATACTCAGAGGGAAAACGTCATACTGACCAATCAAAACATGACT gtgagtgtgaatgtgtccCCTGACAATGAAGGAGCTAAGCATCAGGGAGGAGTTCCCTGGTGGATCATCCTGGTGGCAGTTCTCATAGGAGTATTGATTTTGATTCTATTGGTTTATCTGCTGTGGAAG TGTGGTTTCTTCAGGAGACCATCTAAAGACCAGTACAATGCTGCGTATCAGAAGGCAGAGATCAACATTCAGCCGTCTGAAAAAGATAAACTCAGTGCTGAGGACTGA
- the itga6a gene encoding integrin alpha-6 isoform X1, translated as MLLQGGRSAAHAALLFFVYGLEATFVLGFNLDTDHVLRKDGELGSLFGFSLAMHRQLNPDKVMVLIGAPRARSLENQKANITGGLYKCEVTQSNNCERIKFDDNADPRSENKENQWMGVSVKSQGPGGKIVTCAHRYQKRLNVNTPEETHHIPGRCYILSQDLTIDPQSSEDGGEWKFCDGRPEGHAMFGTCQQGLAATFTNDYHYMVFGAVGAYNWKGIVRVEQNNSTFVDMGIFDDGPYEVGNEKFRNPEFVPVPANSYLGFSLDSGHHITTRGKLTVVAGAPRANHSGAVVLFKQDIVAGNLSTEYILHGPGLGSCFGYDVAVVDLNNDGWQDIVIGAPQFYMKGEDIGGAVYVYINNAGVWEGNTPVRLIGTKDSMFGVAVENIGDINQDSYKDIAIGAPQEDSGTGKVYIYHGSAQGIKTTPAQILSGKDHNIRFFGYSLAGNMDLDGNSYPDLAVGSLSDSAIIYRTRPVISLNSVVKVSPNEISLTNKTCGDRVCFTVMACFSYKANPASYNPKLTVSYDVEVDRAHRRGLTSRAMFLNDSSSELEYQFNGTLKLKEQNQQKCINLIARLKDNIKDKMRSIPVEVSADISTKQGESNNGLPPMNPILDATQPSKVISEVNFLKEGCGSDHICKSNLKMNYSLHYKEANKEEYPPLEKSENDIPEFIVKSQRKDLAVLVTVSNMNGNDAYEAKLVGTFPNTMSYSGVRTDPKTMENPITCDANVNSSQAECELGNPFKRNSQVAFKVILSAAHLTLDTTEIEIDLQLNTTSHQAAIHVKVKCKVIIEWPLSVSGEANPTQVFFGGVVRGESAMKSEEEIGSSINFTFTINNSWKHLKPSFETSLNIYWPKVHKNGKWLLYLMSIDSEGPEKIHCSPKTEINPLNIAQQSSVSRTKREIMKEERKTGGKTSSLKEKKRVFSCEDGMEKCVVFKCPLQGLDGTVIVLRSRLWNSTFIEEYAPSSTLSVKATLEFDTQRENVILTNQNMTVSVNVSPDNEGAKHQGGVPWWIILVAVLIGVLILILLVYLLWKCGFFKRSKENDSVPRYHAVRIRKETPQHKDGKVKPDPFEKKQWMTTWIDNESYS; from the exons ggTACTGATTGGTGCACCCAGAGCCCGGTCTTTGGAAAACCAAAAAGCCAATATCACTGGAGGCCTGTATAAATGTGAAGTCACCCAGTCTAATAATTGTGAGCGTATCAAATTTGATGATAATG CGGATCCGAGATCTGAGAATAAAGAGAATCAGTGGATGGGGGTGTCAGTGAAGAGTCAGGGACCTGGGGGAAAGATTGTG ACATGTGCTCATCGCTATCAGAAGCGTTTGAATGTGAATACTCCAGAGGAGACTCATCACATCCCCGGACGTTGTTATATTCTGAGTCAGGACCTAACCATTGACCCTCAGTCTTCTGAGGATGGAGGTGAATGGAAATTCTGCGATGGCAGACCTGAAGGCCATGCAATGTTTGGAACATGCCAGCAAGGACTGGCGGCTACTTTCACCAATGATTACCATTACATGGTTTTTGGAGCAGTGGGAGCTTACAACTGGAAAG GGATAGTGCGAGTGGAGCAAAATAATAGTACTTTTGTGGACATGGGAATATTTGATGACGGCCCATATGAAGTTGGGAATGAAAAATTTAGGAACCCTGAGTTTGTGCCTGTACCTGCAAACAGCTACCTCG GATTCTCTCTTGATTCGGGACACCACATCACCACTAGGGGTAAGCTGACAGTGGTGGCTGGAGCGCCCAGGGCCAATCACAGCGGAGCTGTAGTCCTGTTCAAGCAGGACATTGTAGCAGGAAACCTCTCAACAGAGTACATTCTGCATGGTCCGGGTCTGGGATCCTGCTTTGGATACGACGTGGCTGTAGTGGACCTGAATAACGATGG GTGGCAAGACATAGTAATAGGAGCCCCTCAGTTCTACATGAAGGGTGAAGACATTGGGGGAGCTGTTTATGTTTACATCAACAATGCAGGAGTGTGGGAAGGAAACACTCCTGTCCGTCTAATAGGGACCAAAGACTCGATGTTTGGAGTGGCAGTAGAGAACATCGGCGACATCAATCAAGACTCATATAAAG ACATTGCGATTGGAGCTCCGCAGGAAGATTCTGGGACAGGAAAAGTCTACATTTATCACGGCTCTGCACAGGGAATCAAAACGACCCCTGCACAG ATCCTTTCAGGGAAAGACCACAACATTCGATTTTTCGGATATTCTCTGGCAGGAAACATGGACCTGGATGGTAACTCTTATCCAGACTTGGCTGTAGGCTCTCTGTCAGATTCAGCAATAATTTACAG AACAAGGCCAGTCATTAGCCTCAACAGTGTTGTCAAAGTGTCTCCAAATGAAATAAGTCTTACAAATAAGACGTGTGGGGACCGTGTTTG TTTCACTGTGATGGCATGCTTTTCCTACAAAGCTAATCCTGCATCTTATAATCCAAAGCTAA CTGTTAGCTATGATGTGGAGGTGGACAGAGCTCACAGGAGAGGACTGACTTCTAGAGCGATGTTCTTAAACGACTCCAGCTCTGAACTGGAATACCAGTTCAACGGCACCTTAAAACTCAAAGAGCAAAATCAGCAAAAGTGTATCAACCTAATAGCCAGACTTAAG GATAACATCAAGGACAAGATGCGTAGCATTCCCGTTGAGGTGTCGGCAGATATAAGTACAAAACAAGGGGAATCAAATAATGGCCTCCCTCCCATGAATCCCATTTTAGACGCCACTCAACCAAGCAAAGTCATTTCTGAG GTGAACTTTCTAAAAGAAGGATGTGGAAGCGATCATATTTGCAAGAGTAACCTAAAGATGAATTACAGTTTACACTACAAAGAAGCCAACAAAGAAGAGTACCCCCCGttagaaaagag CGAGAACGACATCCCAGAGTTTATTGTGAAATCCCAGAGGAAGGACTTGGCTGTGTTGGTGACAGTAAGCAACATGAATGGTAACGATGCTTATGAGGCAAAGCTGGTGGGGACCTTCCCAAATACCATGTCATATTCTGGAGTCCGCACCGATCCAAAAACA ATGGAAAACCCGATCACCTGTGATGCAAATGTAAACAGCTCTCAAGCAGAATGCGAGCTGGGAAATCCTTTTAAGAGAAACTCACAG GTTGCCTTTAAAGTCATCCTGAGTGCTGCACATCTGACTTTAGACACCACTGAGATTGAGATCGATCTGCAGCTGAATAC GACCAGCCACCAAGCAGCAATCCATGTAAAAGTAAAGTGTAAAGTGATCATTGAATGGCCTTTGTCTGTCTCTGG GGAAGCTAATCCTACCCAGGTGTTTTTTGGAGGTGTTGTGAGAGGAGAAAGTGCAATGAAGTCAGAAGAAGAAATTGGAAGTTCGATTAACTTTACTTTCACT ATAAACAACTCGTGGAAGCACTTGAAACCGTCTTTCGAAACCTCACTAAACATTTATTGGCCCAAAGTACATAAAAATGGGAAATGGCTTCTGTACCTGATGAGCATCGATTCTGAAGGACCAGAGAAAATCCATTGCTCCCCTAAAACTGAGATCAACCCTCTGAATATTGCTCAG CAGTCCTCTGTGTCTCGAACAAAACGAGAAATtatgaaagaagaaagaaaaactggtGGAAAAACGTCTTCGctgaaggagaagaagagagtttTT TCCTGTGAAGATGGGATGGAAAAATGTGTGGTGTTCAAGTGCCCCCTGCAGGGGCTCGATGGTACAGTAATCGTATTGAGATCCCGTCTGTGGAACTCAACCTTTATTGAG GAGTATGCCCCTAGTTCAACTTTGTCAGTAAAAGCCACACTTGAATTTGATACTCAGAGGGAAAACGTCATACTGACCAATCAAAACATGACT gtgagtgtgaatgtgtccCCTGACAATGAAGGAGCTAAGCATCAGGGAGGAGTTCCCTGGTGGATCATCCTGGTGGCAGTTCTCATAGGAGTATTGATTTTGATTCTATTGGTTTATCTGCTGTGGAAG TGTGGATTCTTCAAACGCTCCAAAGAAAACGACAGCGTC